A window of the Nyctibius grandis isolate bNycGra1 chromosome 9, bNycGra1.pri, whole genome shotgun sequence genome harbors these coding sequences:
- the ZFAND2B gene encoding AN1-type zinc finger protein 2B isoform X2, with protein sequence MEFPELGAHCSWPACQRLDFLPLKCDACEQIFCTDHITYAQHDCTSAYKKDVQVPVCPLCNTPVPVRRGEMPDVVVGEHIDRDCKSDPAQHKRKIFTNKCLKPGCKQKEMMKVICDQCHKNYCLKHRHPLDHDCSVAGRPLSKAGHAAVARAQASSSKTVTASSSGVARPADSPSSPASARGGRAAASQTRSTSPPAVMLQNGLSEEEALQRALEMSLAESARSSAHPPSTQEEEDLALAQALSASEAEYQQSQRQAHSSKPSNCSMS encoded by the exons ATGGAGTTCCCGGAGCTGGGCGCCCACTGCTCTTGGCCCGCCTGCCAGCGCCTGG aCTTCCTCCCCCTGAAATGTGACGCCTGCGAGCAGATCTTCTGCACCGACCACATCACTTATGCCCAGCACGACTGCACCTCTGCCTACAAGAAG GATGTGCAGGTCCCCGTGTGTCCCCTCTGCAACACCCCGGTCCCTGTGAGGCGGGGGGAGATGCCCGATGTCGTGGTGGGTGAGCACATCGACCGTGACTGCAAGTCTGACCCTGCGCAGCACAAGCGCAAG ATCTTCACCAACAAGTGTTTGAAGCCTGGCTGCAAGCAGAAGGAGATGATGAAGGTGATCTGTGACCAGTGCCACAAGAACTACTGCCTCAAGCACCGGCACCCCCTGGACCATGACTGCAGTGTGGCAGGACGTCCCCTCTCCAAAGCAGG GCACGCTGCGGTTGCAAGAGCCCAGGCATCCTCCTCCAAAACAGTCACCGCATCGAGCAGTGGAGTTGCCCGGCCAGCAGACAgcccctcttctccagcctctgcCAG AGGGGGCAGAGCAGCTGCGTCGCAGACTCGCAGCACCTCCCCTCCAGCTGTCATGCTGCAGAACGGGCTG agcGAGGAAGAGGCGCTGCAGCGAGCTCTGGAGATGTCCCTGGCAGAGTCAGCACGCAGCTCGGCACATCCACCCAG CacgcaggaggaggaggatctGGCACTGGCCCAGGCGCTGTCAGCGAGTGAAGCCGAGTACCAGCAGTCGCAGCGGCAG GCTCACAGTTCAAAGCCATCAAACTGCAGCATGTCGTAG
- the ZFAND2B gene encoding AN1-type zinc finger protein 2B isoform X3, translated as MEFPELGAHCSWPACQRLDFLPLKCDACEQIFCTDHITYAQHDCTSAYKKDVQVPVCPLCNTPVPVRRGEMPDVVVGEHIDRDCKSDPAQHKRKIFTNKCLKPGCKQKEMMKVICDQCHKNYCLKHRHPLDHDCSVAGRPLSKAGHAAVARAQASSSKTVTASSSGVARPADSPSSPASARGGRAAASQTRSTSPPAVMLQNGLSEEEALQRALEMSLAESARSSAHPPSPWPLHGDPQLLPALSQPGGLQ; from the exons ATGGAGTTCCCGGAGCTGGGCGCCCACTGCTCTTGGCCCGCCTGCCAGCGCCTGG aCTTCCTCCCCCTGAAATGTGACGCCTGCGAGCAGATCTTCTGCACCGACCACATCACTTATGCCCAGCACGACTGCACCTCTGCCTACAAGAAG GATGTGCAGGTCCCCGTGTGTCCCCTCTGCAACACCCCGGTCCCTGTGAGGCGGGGGGAGATGCCCGATGTCGTGGTGGGTGAGCACATCGACCGTGACTGCAAGTCTGACCCTGCGCAGCACAAGCGCAAG ATCTTCACCAACAAGTGTTTGAAGCCTGGCTGCAAGCAGAAGGAGATGATGAAGGTGATCTGTGACCAGTGCCACAAGAACTACTGCCTCAAGCACCGGCACCCCCTGGACCATGACTGCAGTGTGGCAGGACGTCCCCTCTCCAAAGCAGG GCACGCTGCGGTTGCAAGAGCCCAGGCATCCTCCTCCAAAACAGTCACCGCATCGAGCAGTGGAGTTGCCCGGCCAGCAGACAgcccctcttctccagcctctgcCAG AGGGGGCAGAGCAGCTGCGTCGCAGACTCGCAGCACCTCCCCTCCAGCTGTCATGCTGCAGAACGGGCTG agcGAGGAAGAGGCGCTGCAGCGAGCTCTGGAGATGTCCCTGGCAGAGTCAGCACGCAGCTCGGCACATCCACCCAG cccctggcctCTTCACGGTGATCCTCAGTTGCTCCCTGCCCTTAGCCAGCCTGGAGGGTTGCAGTGA
- the ZFAND2B gene encoding AN1-type zinc finger protein 2B isoform X4 → MEFPELGAHCSWPACQRLDFLPLKCDACEQIFCTDHITYAQHDCTSAYKKDVQVPVCPLCNTPVPVRRGEMPDVVVGEHIDRDCKSDPAQHKRKIFTNKCLKPGCKQKEMMKVICDQCHKNYCLKHRHPLDHDCSVAGRPLSKAGHAAVARAQASSSKTVTASSSGVARPADSPSSPASARGGRAAASQTRSTSPPAVMLQNGLSEEEALQRALEMSLAESARSSAHPPRVLAASPSWILVPPQPLASSR, encoded by the exons ATGGAGTTCCCGGAGCTGGGCGCCCACTGCTCTTGGCCCGCCTGCCAGCGCCTGG aCTTCCTCCCCCTGAAATGTGACGCCTGCGAGCAGATCTTCTGCACCGACCACATCACTTATGCCCAGCACGACTGCACCTCTGCCTACAAGAAG GATGTGCAGGTCCCCGTGTGTCCCCTCTGCAACACCCCGGTCCCTGTGAGGCGGGGGGAGATGCCCGATGTCGTGGTGGGTGAGCACATCGACCGTGACTGCAAGTCTGACCCTGCGCAGCACAAGCGCAAG ATCTTCACCAACAAGTGTTTGAAGCCTGGCTGCAAGCAGAAGGAGATGATGAAGGTGATCTGTGACCAGTGCCACAAGAACTACTGCCTCAAGCACCGGCACCCCCTGGACCATGACTGCAGTGTGGCAGGACGTCCCCTCTCCAAAGCAGG GCACGCTGCGGTTGCAAGAGCCCAGGCATCCTCCTCCAAAACAGTCACCGCATCGAGCAGTGGAGTTGCCCGGCCAGCAGACAgcccctcttctccagcctctgcCAG AGGGGGCAGAGCAGCTGCGTCGCAGACTCGCAGCACCTCCCCTCCAGCTGTCATGCTGCAGAACGGGCTG agcGAGGAAGAGGCGCTGCAGCGAGCTCTGGAGATGTCCCTGGCAGAGTCAGCACGCAGCTCGGCACATCCACCCAG GGTgctggctgccagccccagctggatcctggtccctccccagcccctggcctCTTCACGGTGA
- the ZFAND2B gene encoding AN1-type zinc finger protein 2B isoform X1, with protein MEFPELGAHCSWPACQRLDFLPLKCDACEQIFCTDHITYAQHDCTSAYKKDVQVPVCPLCNTPVPVRRGEMPDVVVGEHIDRDCKSDPAQHKRKIFTNKCLKPGCKQKEMMKVICDQCHKNYCLKHRHPLDHDCSVAGRPLSKAGHAAVARAQASSSKTVTASSSGVARPADSPSSPASARGGRAAASQTRSTSPPAVMLQNGLSEEEALQRALEMSLAESARSSAHPPSSTQEEEDLALAQALSASEAEYQQSQRQAHSSKPSNCSMS; from the exons ATGGAGTTCCCGGAGCTGGGCGCCCACTGCTCTTGGCCCGCCTGCCAGCGCCTGG aCTTCCTCCCCCTGAAATGTGACGCCTGCGAGCAGATCTTCTGCACCGACCACATCACTTATGCCCAGCACGACTGCACCTCTGCCTACAAGAAG GATGTGCAGGTCCCCGTGTGTCCCCTCTGCAACACCCCGGTCCCTGTGAGGCGGGGGGAGATGCCCGATGTCGTGGTGGGTGAGCACATCGACCGTGACTGCAAGTCTGACCCTGCGCAGCACAAGCGCAAG ATCTTCACCAACAAGTGTTTGAAGCCTGGCTGCAAGCAGAAGGAGATGATGAAGGTGATCTGTGACCAGTGCCACAAGAACTACTGCCTCAAGCACCGGCACCCCCTGGACCATGACTGCAGTGTGGCAGGACGTCCCCTCTCCAAAGCAGG GCACGCTGCGGTTGCAAGAGCCCAGGCATCCTCCTCCAAAACAGTCACCGCATCGAGCAGTGGAGTTGCCCGGCCAGCAGACAgcccctcttctccagcctctgcCAG AGGGGGCAGAGCAGCTGCGTCGCAGACTCGCAGCACCTCCCCTCCAGCTGTCATGCTGCAGAACGGGCTG agcGAGGAAGAGGCGCTGCAGCGAGCTCTGGAGATGTCCCTGGCAGAGTCAGCACGCAGCTCGGCACATCCACCCAG CAGCacgcaggaggaggaggatctGGCACTGGCCCAGGCGCTGTCAGCGAGTGAAGCCGAGTACCAGCAGTCGCAGCGGCAG GCTCACAGTTCAAAGCCATCAAACTGCAGCATGTCGTAG